One part of the Mya arenaria isolate MELC-2E11 chromosome 3, ASM2691426v1 genome encodes these proteins:
- the LOC128225782 gene encoding muscarinic acetylcholine receptor M5-like, giving the protein MSETEDSTMVPDAEVDYDPDYLAMVPALQVPSAIGIGFLILITSFGNIITIIAFVRDTRLHTVYDFYIFNLAFADLLIGCISMPFYAVYTLKEFQWDFGKEFCKAWLAIDFTMCFESVLLILIISLDRLLLFVFGPHYTSTVTFKRAIAQVAFSWLVSFLLYGPAIIGWDHWVGYSTVEYMDCTVEFAYNFEYTTITAILEFVLPVTGLVIINFLIYRKISGRFARQRSNRVKPTTDKGNVVKRSNCEKQEPQSSGDQLDKANRNVAFENGEQIVSTSSSTGANTSTQSSKSIREIKQIKQENKAARFLAILVLVFLATWAPYTITTIVLSFCGDDCVNTSAYESMNWILWGKSAINPFLYAMNSQRYRYNFKKYICCWKKQAQPQDNTCQTIA; this is encoded by the coding sequence ATGTCAGAAACTGAAGATTCAACAATGGTGCCTGATGCTGAAGTCGACTACGATCCTGACTATCTGGCAATGGTTCCAGCCCTCCAGGTTCCGTCAGCGATTGGAATTGGCTTTCTGATCCTCATCACCAGTTTTGGcaacatcatcaccatcatcgcCTTCGTTAGAGATACCCGTCTTCACACTGTGTACGACTTCTACATTTTCAACTTAGCCTTCGCCGATCTCCTCATCGGTTGTATCAGTATGCCTTTCTACGCTGTATACACCCTCAAAGAGTTCCAGTGGGATTTTGGTAAAGAGTTTTGCAAAGCTTGGCTGGCTATCGATTTTACCATGTGTTTCGAATCAGTTTTGTTGATTCTGATTATAAGTTTAGACAGACTTCTTCTTTTTGTGTTCGGGCCACATTATACTTCTACAGTGACCTTTAAAAGGGCTATAGCGCAAGTTGCATTTTCGTGGTTAGTATCGTTTCTTTTGTATGGACCAGCAATTATTGGCTGGGACCATTGGGTTGGATATTCCACAGTTGAATATATGGACTGCACTGTGGAGTTTGCTTACAACTTTGAGTATACGACCATAACAGCTATTCTCGAATTTGTATTACCAGTTACTGGATTGGTAATTATCAACTTTTTGATTTACCGGAAAATAAGTGGCCGCTTTGCGAGGCAGAGAAGCAACCGAGTTAAACCAACAACAGACAAAGGGAACGTAGTAAAACGATCAAATTGTGAAAAACAAGAACCACAGAGCAGCGGTGATCAATTGGATAAAGCTAACAGAAATGTTGCCTTCGAGAATGGTGAACAAATCGTATCCACATCGTCAAGCACGGGTGCAAACACTTCGACACAGAGTAGCAAATCAATTCgagaaataaagcaaataaagcAGGAAAATAAAGCTGCGAGGTTTCTAGCCATTCTAGTCCTGGTGTTTCTGGCGACGTGGGCGCCGTATACAATAACAACCATTGTTCTCTCGTTCTGTGGCGATGACTGTGTGAACACAAGCGCCTATGAAAGCATGAACTGGATTTTGTGGGGCAAGTCGGCCATCAACCCTTTCTTGTATGCGATGAACAGTCAACGGTACAGATACAACTTCAAGAAGTATATATGTTGCTGGAAAAAGCAGGCTCAACCACAAGACAACACTTGTCAAACTATCGCTTAA
- the LOC128225544 gene encoding uncharacterized protein LOC128225544 has translation MVLPVDAFKFSSRGAICCGRAILIGLGLTSIYIGLLLNNTYYKNKSGPLLTPKEPVNTSFPLVGDSGQSFVDGLQVKERKPKSTCKEYFLPTVEENVNVIEQYPAGDALRYMSRIGGHMEAPRELRKIPVIVTAVDRNFYPIGIGLHWSVHWHLMKRPEYKNIKVIVYDLGLTRRQRKMMIRNCRCELRKFVYEDYPAHVKIRKTYAFKPIIIQTVLMEFGFVWWLDSSVRFISGDLEPTLSLARAHGALYNVHHDEHNVLGITRQTDARTFTFLKEDTCKFKPFAEVSATTVLFYFNSITKAVVKAWVKCALNEDCIAPKGSNLKIICDLKDSRDGRCHRFDQSVLGILFRRIYHETDIFEPGKSLNKVVEIRRNEVLHYFESCSPIGKCLI, from the exons ATGGTTTTACCGGTAGACGCTTTCAAATTTTCATCCCGAG GCGCAATATGTTGCGGCAGGGCCATTCTTATTGGGTTGGGCCTGACATCCATCTACATCGGCTTATTGTTGAACAACACTTATTATAAGAACAAATCAG GTCCGCTGCTTACGCCAAAAGAACCAGTAAACACGAGTTTTCCCTTGGTTGGAGACTCGGGCCAGTCATTTGTGGACGGATTGCAAGTGAAAG aaaggAAGCCCAAATCCACTTGCAAGGAATACTTTTTACCAACGGTAGAAGAAAATGTGAATGTGATAGAGCAGTATCCGGCCGGTGACGCCCTCAG GTACATGTCGAGAATCGGGGGCCACATGGAGGCACCAAGGGAGCTAAGAAAGATTCCCGTAATAGTGACAGCCGTCGACCGCAACTTTTATCCAATAGGGATCGGGCTACATTGGTCAGTTCATTGGCATTTGATGAAGAGACCGGAGTACAAGAACATTAAAGTAATTGTGTACGACTTAGGGCTGACCAGGAGACAACGGAAAATG ATGATACGGAACTGCCGTTGCGAATTAAGAAAGTTTGTCTATGAAGATTATCCCGCCCATGTCAAAATAAGGAAAACGTATGCTTTTAAGCCAATCATAATCCAG ACTGTTCTGATGGAGTTTGGCTTCGTTTGGTGGCTGGATAGTTCAGTTCGGTTCATATCCGGTGACCTCGAACCGACCCTGTCCCTTGCACGTGCACACGGGGCCCTCTACAACGTACACCACGATGAACATAACGTGCTCGGAATCACCAGGCAGACGGACGCACGAACGTTCACGTTTTTAAAAGAAGACACGTGTAAATTTAAACCTTTTGCCGAAGTAAGCGCAACGAcggttttgttttatttcaactcCATAACAAAGGCTGTTGTCAAAGCGTGGGTAAAATGCGCCCTAAATGAAGACTGCATCGCTCCTAAGGGGAGCAATCTCAAGATAATATGTGATTTAAAAGATTCACGGGATGGTCGTTGTCACAGGTTCGACCAGTCTGTGTTGGGTATTTTATTCAGGAGGATTTATCATGAAACGGATATTTTCGAACCAGGAAAGTCGTTAAACAAAGTCGTAGAAATCCGCAGAAACGAAGTGTTACATTACTTTGAAAGTTGTTCGCCTATTGGAAAGtgtttaatatga